A stretch of the Dechloromonas sp. TW-R-39-2 genome encodes the following:
- a CDS encoding lipid-A-disaccharide synthase N-terminal domain-containing protein gives MLDNIDIEALIWIAIGFGGQALFMMRFVIQWWSSEKAKMVVIPVSFWYFSLAGGIVLTIYAIHRKDPVFIFGQALSLIIYVRNLHLHYKGKGRSAAS, from the coding sequence ATGCTCGATAACATCGATATCGAGGCGCTGATCTGGATCGCCATCGGCTTTGGCGGCCAGGCGCTGTTCATGATGCGCTTCGTCATCCAGTGGTGGAGTAGTGAAAAGGCCAAGATGGTCGTCATACCGGTTTCGTTCTGGTATTTCAGCCTGGCTGGCGGCATCGTGCTGACCATCTACGCCATTCATCGCAAGGATCCGGTGTTCATTTTTGGTCAGGCGCTGAGCCTGATCATCTACGTGCGCAATCTGCATCTGCACTACAAAGGCAAGGGCCGCTCGGCCGCCTCGTGA
- a CDS encoding 3',5'-nucleoside bisphosphate phosphatase, which produces MQTKPVIPTNFDFHSHSAVSDGFLPPREVARRAAANGVDLWALTDHDTLGGLAEAAATAAEVGMGFVNGVEISIEWRNTPIHIVGLGFDAQHPGLSGGLEALRLGRVERAQRMSDALAAIAIPGVLEGAMRYAGNPDLISRAHFARYMVEIGIARDVPGVFQHYLTPGKPGYVDHRWASLEEAIGWINAAGGVAVVAHPGRYKMSGGDMRRFLDDFKDLGGQGVEVTCGSHSPDHIMHFARLVRHYAFHASRGSDFHGPTESYVDLGKLPQLPEDLKPIWRLVR; this is translated from the coding sequence ATGCAAACCAAGCCCGTGATTCCGACCAATTTCGATTTTCATAGCCATTCGGCCGTTTCCGATGGTTTTTTGCCGCCGCGTGAGGTGGCAAGACGGGCTGCGGCCAATGGCGTCGATCTCTGGGCTTTGACCGACCACGATACCTTGGGTGGTTTGGCCGAGGCGGCCGCTACGGCGGCCGAGGTCGGCATGGGTTTCGTCAATGGCGTCGAAATCTCGATCGAATGGCGCAACACGCCGATCCATATCGTCGGCCTGGGTTTCGATGCGCAGCATCCGGGGCTGAGCGGTGGGCTGGAAGCCTTGCGCCTTGGTCGCGTCGAGCGGGCGCAGCGGATGTCCGATGCGCTGGCGGCGATTGCCATTCCCGGCGTGCTGGAAGGTGCGATGCGCTATGCCGGCAATCCCGATCTGATCTCCCGCGCTCACTTTGCGCGCTACATGGTCGAAATCGGCATTGCCCGCGATGTGCCGGGCGTATTCCAGCATTATTTGACGCCGGGCAAGCCGGGCTATGTCGATCATCGCTGGGCTTCGCTCGAAGAGGCGATTGGCTGGATCAATGCGGCAGGTGGTGTGGCCGTGGTGGCGCATCCCGGTCGCTACAAGATGTCAGGCGGCGATATGCGCCGTTTTCTCGACGATTTCAAGGATCTGGGTGGGCAGGGGGTCGAAGTGACCTGCGGCAGCCATTCGCCCGATCACATCATGCATTTTGCCCGGCTGGTCCGGCATTACGCCTTCCACGCCTCGCGCGGCTCGGATTTTCACGGGCCGACTGAAAGCTATGTCGATCTCGGCAAGCTGCCGCAGTTGCCGGAAGATCTCAAACCCATCTGGCGTCTGGTTCGTTAA
- a CDS encoding ScpA family protein, translating to MNTAVDVPVSDLFVPVARIYGEAMQHLPQDLYIPPDALEIMLDAFEGPLDLLLYLIRKANVDILDIPMAPLTRQYLSYIDSMQASNLELAAEYLVMAAMLIEIKSRMLLPRPKLGDGDEAEDPRAELVRRLMEYEQMKIAGQKLNELPQADREFFWVETLVEKSLYVRLPEVSVDDLKEAWMSVVRQAKLTKNHKISREELSVREHMGIILRVLQERGGFVQFETLFDPEMGAPSLVVHFLAMLELAREKLVEITQTESFQPIYVRVQQGGTEPSQESA from the coding sequence ATGAATACTGCGGTCGACGTGCCTGTTTCGGATCTTTTTGTTCCGGTTGCCCGCATTTATGGCGAGGCGATGCAGCACCTGCCGCAGGATCTCTACATCCCGCCGGATGCGCTCGAGATCATGCTCGACGCCTTCGAAGGCCCGCTCGACCTGTTGCTTTATCTGATCCGCAAGGCCAACGTCGATATTCTCGACATCCCGATGGCGCCGCTGACCCGGCAGTATCTCAGCTACATCGACAGCATGCAGGCGAGCAATCTCGAACTGGCGGCCGAATATCTGGTGATGGCGGCGATGCTGATCGAGATCAAGTCGCGCATGTTGCTGCCGCGCCCGAAGCTGGGTGATGGGGATGAGGCGGAAGATCCGCGGGCCGAGCTGGTTCGTCGCCTGATGGAATACGAGCAGATGAAAATTGCTGGCCAGAAGCTCAACGAACTGCCGCAAGCGGATCGTGAGTTCTTCTGGGTTGAAACGCTGGTTGAAAAATCGCTTTATGTGCGCTTGCCGGAAGTCTCGGTCGACGATCTCAAAGAGGCGTGGATGTCGGTGGTTCGTCAGGCAAAATTGACGAAAAACCATAAAATCAGCCGCGAAGAGTTGTCGGTGCGCGAACATATGGGCATCATTCTTCGCGTTTTGCAGGAGCGCGGCGGTTTTGTCCAGTTTGAAACGCTGTTTGATCCTGAAATGGGCGCCCCGAGTCTGGTCGTTCACTTTCTCGCCATGCTTGAACTGGCGCGCGAAAAGCTGGTCGAGATTACACAGACCGAATCCTTTCAACCCATTTACGTGAGAGTGCAGCAAGGTGGAACCGAGCCTAGTCAAGAAAGTGCTTGA
- the gcvH gene encoding glycine cleavage system protein GcvH encodes MSNVPANLKYAASHEWMLLNADGSVTVGITDHAQEALGDLVFVELPEVGAHFDAEKEIAVVESVKAAADVYAPIAGTVTEVNQAAADAPESVNQDAYSAWLFKMTPDNVADLDKMLDAAAYQGLADAA; translated from the coding sequence ATGTCCAACGTCCCCGCCAACCTCAAGTACGCCGCCTCCCACGAATGGATGCTGCTCAACGCTGACGGCAGCGTCACGGTCGGCATCACCGACCACGCTCAGGAAGCCCTCGGCGACCTCGTTTTCGTCGAACTGCCGGAAGTCGGCGCCCATTTCGATGCCGAAAAGGAAATTGCCGTCGTTGAATCGGTCAAGGCCGCGGCTGACGTCTACGCCCCGATCGCCGGCACCGTCACCGAAGTGAACCAAGCCGCGGCCGACGCACCGGAATCGGTCAATCAGGACGCCTACAGCGCCTGGCTGTTCAAGATGACGCCGGACAACGTTGCCGATCTCGACAAGATGCTCGACGCTGCCGCCTACCAAGGCCTGGCTGACGCCGCCTAA
- the rluB gene encoding 23S rRNA pseudouridine(2605) synthase RluB: protein MKSKRTPLRPSPQKGEGGFEKRSERGVDRKSDAPRGRGPRPAPVEAGEAGEGAPVAAPAAAPRRRSGPPAIGRANRGNVARSGKLIAEAKPERLQKVLAQGGVGSRREMEEWIAAGRISVNGVTAVLGQTVIPTDKVKIGGRLVNLRFTSARVPRIVMYHKPEGEIVSRDDPDGRPSVFSALPRIRGGRWIAVGRLDFNTSGLLLFTTSGELANKLMHPSSQLVREYAVRVLGELTDEAQKQLLAGIELEDGPASFASLEDGGGEGANHWYRVTIYEGRNREVRRMFEAVNCTVSRLIRVRYGPFQLPPQLKRGRVRELTDAEAKLFVRELDKAIAPPLQDPESA from the coding sequence ATGAAATCTAAACGTACTCCGCTTCGTCCATCGCCCCAGAAGGGTGAGGGCGGTTTTGAAAAACGCAGCGAACGCGGTGTAGACCGCAAAAGCGATGCGCCGCGTGGCCGTGGGCCGCGTCCAGCGCCGGTCGAGGCGGGTGAAGCCGGCGAGGGTGCTCCGGTTGCAGCACCGGCTGCCGCGCCGCGTCGTCGTTCCGGGCCGCCGGCCATCGGTCGGGCCAATCGCGGCAATGTTGCACGCAGCGGCAAGCTGATCGCCGAAGCCAAGCCGGAGCGTCTGCAGAAGGTGCTGGCCCAGGGCGGTGTGGGTTCGCGTCGCGAAATGGAAGAGTGGATTGCCGCCGGCCGGATCAGCGTCAATGGCGTGACGGCTGTGCTTGGTCAAACCGTGATTCCGACCGACAAGGTCAAGATTGGCGGGCGTCTGGTCAATCTGCGCTTCACCAGCGCCCGGGTGCCGCGTATCGTGATGTATCACAAGCCGGAAGGTGAAATCGTTTCGCGCGACGATCCGGATGGTCGTCCTTCGGTCTTTTCGGCCTTGCCGCGGATTCGTGGCGGGCGCTGGATTGCGGTCGGTCGTCTCGACTTCAACACCTCTGGCCTGCTGCTGTTTACAACCTCTGGTGAGCTGGCCAACAAGCTGATGCATCCGAGCTCCCAGCTGGTTCGCGAATACGCCGTGCGTGTGCTTGGCGAACTGACCGACGAGGCGCAGAAGCAATTGCTTGCCGGGATCGAGCTTGAAGATGGTCCGGCCAGCTTTGCCTCACTGGAAGATGGTGGTGGGGAAGGGGCGAACCACTGGTATCGCGTGACTATTTACGAAGGCCGCAACCGCGAGGTGCGACGCATGTTCGAGGCGGTCAATTGCACGGTAAGCCGCCTGATTCGTGTTCGCTACGGGCCGTTCCAGTTGCCGCCGCAGCTCAAGCGCGGTCGTGTCCGTGAATTGACCGATGCCGAGGCCAAGCTTTTTGTTCGCGAACTGGACAAGGCCATTGCGCCGCCACTTCAGGATCCGGAGAGCGCATAA
- a CDS encoding tryptophan--tRNA ligase — MYAERVLSGMRPTGALHLGHYHGVLKNWVKLQHEHPCLFFVADWHALTTHYDNPQGIEQASWDMIIDWLAAGVDPNQATLFIQSRVPEHAELHLLMSMMTPLGWLERVPTYKDQQEKLAGKDLTTYGFLGYPLLMSADILIYRADKVPVGEDQIPHVEFTRELARRFNHMYGREPGFEDKAREAVKKLGGKKARLYEELRTRFQQNGDKEAIEQAKAMLNEIQHLSAVDRERLFGFLEGTGKMILVEPGYLLTEESKMPGLDGQKMSKSYGNTITMRESEESVTKKVRSMPTDTNRVRRTDPGEPTKCPVWQLHQVYSNDACKEWVQQGCRTAGIGCIECKQPVIDGILREQVPMRERAQMYLDDPTLVKNIIADGCDKARDLARETMRDVREAMGLEYH, encoded by the coding sequence ATGTACGCAGAACGTGTTCTTTCCGGCATGCGCCCGACCGGCGCCCTTCACCTCGGCCACTACCACGGTGTTCTCAAGAACTGGGTCAAGCTCCAGCACGAGCATCCCTGCCTGTTCTTCGTCGCCGACTGGCACGCCCTGACGACGCATTACGATAATCCGCAGGGTATCGAGCAGGCCAGTTGGGACATGATCATCGACTGGCTGGCTGCCGGGGTTGATCCCAACCAGGCAACGCTGTTCATCCAGTCCCGCGTTCCGGAACATGCCGAACTGCATCTGCTGATGTCGATGATGACGCCGCTCGGCTGGCTTGAACGCGTGCCGACCTACAAGGACCAGCAGGAGAAACTGGCCGGCAAGGATCTGACGACCTACGGCTTCCTCGGCTATCCGCTGCTGATGAGCGCCGACATCCTGATCTACCGGGCCGACAAGGTGCCGGTCGGCGAAGACCAGATTCCGCACGTCGAATTCACCCGTGAGCTGGCCCGTCGCTTCAATCACATGTACGGCCGCGAACCCGGTTTCGAGGACAAGGCACGCGAAGCAGTCAAGAAACTGGGCGGCAAGAAGGCGCGTTTGTATGAAGAGTTGCGTACGCGCTTCCAGCAAAATGGCGACAAGGAAGCCATCGAGCAGGCCAAGGCCATGCTCAATGAAATTCAGCATCTTTCTGCGGTCGACCGCGAAAGACTGTTCGGTTTCCTTGAAGGCACCGGCAAGATGATCCTGGTCGAACCGGGCTATCTGCTGACCGAAGAGTCGAAGATGCCGGGCCTGGATGGCCAGAAGATGTCGAAATCGTATGGCAACACGATCACCATGCGCGAATCCGAGGAATCGGTGACCAAGAAAGTGCGCAGCATGCCGACCGATACCAATCGCGTGCGCCGTACCGATCCGGGCGAGCCGACCAAGTGTCCGGTCTGGCAATTGCACCAGGTTTATTCGAACGATGCCTGCAAGGAATGGGTCCAGCAAGGTTGCCGCACGGCCGGTATCGGCTGTATCGAATGCAAGCAGCCAGTGATCGACGGCATTCTGCGCGAACAGGTGCCGATGCGTGAGCGGGCGCAGATGTATCTCGACGATCCGACATTGGTCAAGAACATCATTGCCGACGGCTGCGACAAAGCACGCGACCTGGCGCGCGAAACGATGCGCGATGTGCGCGAAGCGATGGGACTTGAGTACCACTGA
- a CDS encoding L-threonylcarbamoyladenylate synthase encodes MARVVNIHPDSPQQRLLVQAAEFIRNGALVALPTDSCYALGCHLGDKEAMDRIRLIRQMDDRHHLTLMVRDLSEIAHFARVDNAQYRLLKAATPGSYTFILEGTKELPRRVLHPKRKTIGLRVPNHPVALALLEELNEPLLTTTLQLPGDEFPLTEGWEIQDRLEDQLELILDAGHCGTEPTTIIDLTGTAPELIRAGRGPLALFGLD; translated from the coding sequence ATGGCTCGTGTTGTCAATATTCATCCTGATTCACCGCAGCAGCGCTTGCTCGTGCAGGCGGCTGAATTCATTCGCAATGGCGCGCTGGTCGCGCTGCCGACCGACTCCTGCTACGCGTTGGGGTGTCATCTCGGTGACAAGGAGGCGATGGATCGCATTCGCCTGATTCGTCAGATGGACGATAGGCATCACCTGACGCTGATGGTGCGCGACTTGTCTGAAATCGCCCATTTCGCCCGCGTCGACAACGCCCAGTACCGCCTGCTGAAAGCCGCGACACCGGGCAGCTACACCTTCATTCTCGAAGGCACCAAGGAATTGCCGCGCCGCGTGCTGCACCCGAAGCGCAAGACCATCGGCCTGCGTGTACCTAATCATCCCGTGGCGCTGGCGCTGCTTGAAGAACTGAACGAGCCGCTGCTGACCACTACGCTGCAATTGCCGGGCGATGAGTTTCCGCTGACCGAAGGCTGGGAAATCCAGGATCGCCTCGAAGATCAGCTTGAATTGATTCTCGATGCCGGCCACTGCGGCACCGAGCCGACGACGATCATCGACCTGACCGGCACGGCGCCCGAGCTGATTCGTGCCGGACGCGGTCCGCTGGCACTTTTCGGGCTGGATTGA
- the rimP gene encoding ribosome maturation factor RimP yields MDLNTLLETTVVGLGYELVDVEMSPRGRTIRVFIDAPGKATGVDVEDCAKVSNQLSRVFEVENYDYDRLEISSPGLDRVVKKAADFERFAGQDIQIKLRIPHAGRRNFQGELLGCKDGKVGLRLEKDDVELEFNNIEKARIVPRFD; encoded by the coding sequence ATGGATTTAAATACGCTGCTTGAAACGACCGTTGTCGGTCTGGGTTATGAACTCGTCGATGTCGAGATGTCGCCGCGCGGCCGGACTATTCGTGTCTTTATCGATGCGCCGGGCAAGGCGACGGGGGTCGATGTCGAGGATTGCGCCAAGGTTTCCAACCAGTTGTCGCGTGTTTTCGAAGTTGAAAACTACGATTACGACCGTCTGGAAATTTCTTCGCCGGGCCTGGATCGGGTTGTCAAGAAGGCTGCTGACTTTGAGCGTTTTGCCGGTCAGGATATCCAGATCAAGCTGCGCATTCCGCATGCCGGTCGCCGCAATTTCCAGGGCGAACTGCTTGGTTGCAAGGATGGCAAGGTCGGTCTGCGCCTCGAAAAAGATGATGTGGAACTCGAATTCAATAATATCGAAAAGGCACGCATCGTGCCCCGATTCGACTGA
- a CDS encoding site-2 protease family protein: protein MESLIQTIAISALPVIFAITLHEAAHGYAARHFGDPTAYLAGRITLNPLRHIDPVGTILIPAMILLFSGGSFLFGYAKPVPVDFGRLRHPKRDMLWVAAAGPAVNLLMALGWAALLKLAVSAPENLYSLPLAEMSRVGVLINCALMVLNLLPLPPLDGGRIAVSLLPYSLAWKFAQLERWGFPILLVLLFTGILDAIMNPLLGLATRIIRAIFSF from the coding sequence GTGGAAAGCCTGATCCAGACCATCGCCATCTCGGCCTTGCCGGTGATTTTTGCCATCACCCTGCATGAGGCGGCACACGGCTATGCGGCGCGCCATTTTGGCGACCCGACGGCTTATCTGGCGGGTCGGATCACGCTGAATCCGTTGCGCCATATCGATCCGGTCGGCACCATCCTGATTCCGGCGATGATCCTGCTTTTTTCCGGCGGCTCGTTCCTGTTCGGCTACGCCAAGCCGGTGCCGGTCGACTTTGGCCGCCTGCGCCATCCCAAGCGCGACATGCTCTGGGTGGCGGCGGCCGGGCCGGCAGTCAACTTGCTGATGGCGTTGGGCTGGGCTGCGCTGCTCAAGCTGGCGGTCAGCGCACCGGAAAACCTGTATTCGCTGCCGCTGGCTGAAATGAGCCGGGTTGGCGTGCTGATCAATTGTGCGCTGATGGTGCTCAATTTGTTGCCGCTGCCGCCGCTCGATGGCGGGCGGATTGCGGTCAGTCTGTTGCCCTATTCGCTGGCCTGGAAATTTGCCCAGCTTGAGCGCTGGGGTTTCCCTATTTTGCTGGTCCTGTTGTTCACCGGTATCCTCGATGCCATCATGAATCCGCTGCTCGGTCTCGCGACGCGGATAATCCGAGCCATTTTCAGTTTCTAA
- the scpB gene encoding SMC-Scp complex subunit ScpB, translating to MTPLELRKMFDDSLSTEMIRKLLDQLRAEWEDRPVELIQLASGWRFRTRAEYLPYLDRLNPEKPPRYSRAVLETLSIIAYRQPVTRGDIENIRGVAVSSNVIKTLEERGWIDVVGHRETPGRPALFATTKQFLDDLGLRSVSELPPLEQISQTLELNHEI from the coding sequence ATGACGCCGCTCGAGTTGCGCAAAATGTTCGACGATTCCTTGTCGACCGAGATGATCCGAAAATTGCTCGATCAGTTGCGGGCTGAGTGGGAAGATCGGCCGGTCGAACTGATCCAGCTGGCTTCCGGTTGGCGTTTTCGGACGCGGGCCGAGTATTTGCCGTATCTTGATCGCCTCAACCCTGAAAAGCCGCCACGCTATTCACGGGCGGTGCTTGAAACCCTGTCGATCATTGCCTATCGTCAGCCTGTAACCCGTGGCGATATTGAAAACATTCGCGGCGTTGCGGTCAGTAGCAACGTCATTAAAACCCTGGAAGAGCGAGGCTGGATCGACGTCGTCGGCCATCGCGAAACCCCCGGTCGGCCGGCACTGTTTGCCACGACCAAACAATTTCTCGATGATCTGGGCTTGCGTAGCGTCAGCGAACTGCCGCCGCTCGAACAAATCAGCCAGACACTGGAGCTGAACCATGAAATCTAA
- the gcvT gene encoding glycine cleavage system aminomethyltransferase GcvT, with translation MLKKTVLNAAHRAMNARMVDFGGWDMPVNYGSQIEEHNAVRSNCGMFDVSHMCPVDVVGADCRPFLSRLVANDVAKLQVSGKALYAAMLNDAGGVIDDLIIYFINETRFRIVVNAGTALKDLDWMQAKVAEWKLDVTITQRRDGNNPLGIIAVQGPNARAKVWEVLPQTKTVTEGLKAFFAAEVDQYFIASTGYTGEDGYEIMLPAGEAEALWNKLNAAGVAPCGLGARDTLRLEAGMNLYGQDMDESVSPLDAGLSWTVAMKDERDFVGKAALTAAGQQKQFLGLILLDKGVLRGHQTVVTKQGNGEITSGSFSPTLQQSIALARLPLGVAIGDEVEVDIRGKLLKAKVTKPVFARNGKAVI, from the coding sequence ATGCTGAAGAAAACGGTTTTAAATGCAGCGCATCGCGCAATGAATGCCCGGATGGTTGATTTCGGCGGCTGGGACATGCCGGTCAACTACGGTTCGCAGATCGAAGAACACAATGCCGTACGCTCCAACTGTGGCATGTTCGATGTTTCGCACATGTGCCCGGTCGATGTCGTCGGTGCCGATTGCCGTCCGTTCCTCTCCCGCCTGGTCGCCAATGACGTGGCCAAGCTGCAGGTTTCCGGCAAGGCACTGTACGCCGCGATGCTCAATGACGCCGGCGGCGTGATTGACGACCTGATCATCTACTTCATCAACGAAACGCGTTTCCGCATCGTGGTCAATGCCGGCACGGCACTCAAGGATCTGGACTGGATGCAGGCCAAGGTCGCCGAATGGAAGCTGGACGTGACCATCACCCAGCGCCGCGACGGCAATAACCCGCTCGGCATCATTGCCGTACAAGGTCCGAATGCCCGCGCCAAGGTCTGGGAAGTACTGCCGCAGACCAAGACGGTAACCGAAGGCCTGAAGGCGTTCTTTGCCGCTGAAGTCGACCAGTATTTCATCGCCAGCACCGGCTATACCGGTGAAGACGGCTACGAAATCATGCTGCCGGCCGGCGAAGCCGAAGCACTGTGGAACAAGCTCAACGCCGCCGGTGTTGCCCCTTGCGGCCTCGGCGCTCGCGACACGCTGCGCCTCGAAGCCGGGATGAATCTGTACGGCCAGGACATGGACGAAAGCGTTTCGCCGCTCGACGCCGGCCTGAGCTGGACCGTCGCCATGAAGGACGAACGCGATTTCGTCGGTAAAGCTGCGTTGACCGCGGCAGGCCAGCAAAAGCAGTTCCTCGGCCTGATCCTGCTCGACAAGGGCGTATTGCGCGGCCATCAAACAGTCGTTACAAAACAAGGCAATGGCGAAATTACCTCAGGTAGTTTCTCACCAACACTGCAGCAATCCATCGCCCTTGCCCGCCTGCCGCTTGGCGTCGCCATCGGCGATGAAGTCGAAGTCGACATCCGCGGCAAGCTACTCAAGGCCAAAGTCACCAAACCCGTATTCGCCCGTAACGGCAAAGCAGTCATTTAA